TACTCTCATTATTCCAGGAATTATATATCATGAAGACTTGTCAGTTTTCATGAAACAAAACGAGGATAAACCCGTCATCCTCTCCGGGCCGTATCAAAACCTGTAGATGTATCTTATCCTTCCATATAATTCCGGTAAATTTAAAAAATATGGATTTTTTAAAACATCCACGGCGACAGGCAGAAATTTAACCAGGAGTTTTTTAACAGAATATCTGAATTCAATATCTCCAGATTGAGATTTTTCAGGCGTAGAATCGTTAAAAAAATATATTTATTTTCTGATTTTTCTTATTACAAACAGAGAGACTGTCAATCCGGTAAAAGCCACAATAGCACTAAAACCAGGGGATGCAGGTGTCTCTTCGGTTTTTGCAGACTCTTTTGAATAATAAAGAGTCTCGTCAAAAGACGGAAAATGGGACACCGTCCATATCATCTGATTTCCGTCAATGCGGATATTGCTGACCGATCCTGAAACATCGATTTTAGAGGTTTTTTGAGTTTCTGGATAAAGCATTATTATCTCTGAATTGTAATCTTTCTTTAAATATCCCCAGCCGACAGTTTTGCCGTCTGTAAACGGCGAGTTGATTGATGACTCCTTCTCCTGCTTAGTAAGTGAATCCGCGAAAGCGCCTGTTTCCGGATTTAAAAGCTGTGATTTGCCTGTTGATATTGTATATAGATACGCCTCATAATAAGTACCCCTGTCATCGCCTTCAAAAACCACTGTTCTCTTGACATATACCACGTAATCGCCCGCCATAGCAAATGAATCTACACCTGAGGCGGATTCGTTTCCATGCTCATAATCAAAAATAGCAGTATCAAGACCGGATTTTACATTGTGAATGCGAAGGGATGTCATATTGTCATAGAGAATATTTTCCCCGTCATATATGATTCCGGAATCATCTCCATTTGTTGAAAAGACCTTCTTTGATTCACCGGTTTTGATATCATATATGTTAAGTTCTGCATCCATTGAGGTTTCAGATGAGTTAGACCATAATATCGTTTCACCGCTTATCTTGGGCCATTCGGCAGTCCCCGGAAAGGAAAGCGCCTTAACGGAATTTTCCGGAATATTCATAAGATAAATCACATTGGGCTTGGTCTCTGTTTCCACCTCTTCAAAATCAGGAAGAGGCGTCTCAACCCATACAGCATAGTCTCCTGATACGTCTTCGCCTGTAACAGACATTCCAGAAGACGGAGTCCCAATTATGCTTTTCTTACCGGTTTCTACATTATAGAGAACAATCCTGTTATCAGTGAGGTTCATGCCCTTAGCTGCCAGAAATACAATATAATCACCCGAAATCTCCCCGCCGACAACACTTGCATTTTCATAAGGTATTTCTTTTGTATCCCAGACTGCACCTGCTGATACAGGCACTGCCAGAAGGACTAATACCAAAAATACAGAAATTAATACATTGAATCTGCATTTTCCAAGAATCTCTTTCATTGTCTAATTAATCAGGGAAGAACAGAATAATAACTTTCTGTTTGTATAAGGCACAAAATGATTATATTTTTCTTTTCAATTCCGTATAAAATGACAAGGCCCTGATGATGCATATTTAAATTGCACAAAGGAGAAAATAAAGATTAAACATGGAGTCGTGACCATGAATATAAAAAAACTCTCTGAAATATCAAAAAAACCAATACTATATGAAAAAGGAAATGCTTTCATGTGGGATGATGAGCATATCTCAAAAATCCTTCTTGAGACACACTTAAATCAGGACACTGATCTTGCAAGCCGAAAGCAACCTTCAATTGAAAAAACAGTCAGCTGGATTCTTGAAAAACTTGGAAGAGACAATGCGGACATTCTTGATCTGGGCTGCGGTCCAGGGCTTTACTGTGAAATTTTTGCAGAGAAAGGTCATAGTGTAACAGGCGTTGACATCTCAAAGCGTTCAATTGAGTATGCAAAAGAAAAAGCTTCTGATAAAGGTCTTGATATCACCTACATAAACAAAAATTACCTTGATATTAGTTTTGATGAAAAATTTGACCTGATTATGATGATATTCTGCGACATTGACGTTTTGATTCCGGATGAAAGAGACAAACTTCTGGATATTGTCTTTAAGGCATTAAAGCCCGGCGGAATTTTCATATTTGATACAATGAATGAAAAGACAGCTGAAATCATGAAAGACGGTGAAAAAAGCTGGGAGGTGACAGATGCAGGCTTTTGGAAAAACGAGCCATATCTGGCAATGTCTGAATCATTTTATTTCCCTGAAAATAAGGTCTTTTTAAACCAGCATATTATCTATTCAGAGCCGGAAGATTACAGGACATACAGGTTTTGGACGCATTATTATGATTATTCAGATTTAAAGCCGGTATTAGAAAGAGCCGGATTTAAAGGTATAGCATCTCATAAAAATATCCTGAACCAGGAGGATTTCTATTGCAGTGAGGCAGTTACGTTTTATGTAGGAATTAAGTGAGGAAATTAGTGAGTTTTATTAACTAATTCCTTTCTTTTTTTTCCTATTTTTAGATTATAAATTACTAATTTCTACAAGCACCCGGAAAAATCAAAAATTCTAATCTGGATTTGTTTGGCATTCTGATAACAAAATATAATCCTCCCCATTTTCACCTTTTTTCATAGCCTGCAAAGAATCAGGGGATTTGAAGGGAACAGGATTGGTAATTTCAGTCCCTTCATTTTTAGTTTATACACTATTTTTTCAAGATATTTCTTTTTTTCATGTCACCAGATTGTAACTTTTTTCATTGTCAGGAAATCGTTGTCTCCAATCCTGATTGAACCACTACCTGTCTGATCAATAACTGGTCTTCCAGTGAGACCTATAACACTAAACCCTTCATATCCAAGTTTTGCATAGCAGACATTTTCCGGAAGCATTATTGACTGTAAGAATCCTGTGGATGTAGACCTGACATTGGTTCCTGAGGGTATTGATACTGAAATCCCTATTCCTCCTGCATTAACGCCTGTTCCAACCTGTAGATTCTGGAATGTATAACCCGGTGCCGGCTCAAATGTTACTGTAGTATATCCATTTGATCTGATTTCTAATGGATATAGAATCGGTTTTTCTCCGTGAATATATGTTTTTACTGTCAAATTACCTCTTTCTGAGCAGTAAGTAGTAATTTCTCCGGTTGCTTCAGGATAAAATAAACCTCTCTTTTCGTCTGCTTTTTTTGTGTATTCTTCAAGAAGTTTTAATTCGTCTTCTACTAACGGACCGGTAATTCCAAAGGAATTTTCGTTAAATATTATTGCTCTGTCTCTTAATTCAGGAGGAATTTGATCTTCCGGTTCAGCAGCGATTTCTCTGACTGATTGACTATAAACCTTTGACTGATAATTATATTCGTTAACTATTGATGCAAATAACACACATGCAATAATCAACAACATAAGCAGGCAAAAAACCCGTATGCCTTTTTTGATTTTCATTATTTTCACCTCTTTTCGTTTTTAACAACCAGCATTCAAACTTTAATTTGTAATAATAATCTCACATTTCATTCATTTTATCACTACATAGTAATGGATAAACAAATTATCATCCAGAGAAAAGAAAAACCAAATGCAGCAGCCAGATATTTTTTTGTTTCAAAAGAAGCAAAATAGCCGCAAAGACCACCTACTCCAATAAGGCTCAGGAAATAGAGAACAACTCCTAAAATCCAGTCTTCCTCCAAAGGACTCAAACCTTTCAGAAGAATACTGACAATCATAAGCACTGGAAGAGGTAATGCTCCCAGAAGAATTGCATTTAACTTTTTTTTCGTATACCAGCCATAAAAAACTGCAATCAAAGGGAAAAATGCCAATATGAATATTATAATTGGCATGATTACAACCGGCAGAATCTGAATAAGATAGATTAAGAAATCTTTCATTCCTTCTGATATCATAATTAAATCTATTTTTTATCTTTAAACTATGACTGGCCTATAGGAATCTGGTAATAGGTGCCGTTCCAGAAAACATATCTGCCAATAAAAATGTTTTCTCCAGTGCTGTTAATTTTTATAACGGGGCCATATAGATTTCTGAAATCCTCTATCTGCTCATATTCAAATTTTTTAAATTCAACTGAGCCTCCCTGGGGAGTGTTTACAAGTTGATTTAGAACAGGGTATTGCTCAAAATCTGATTCAGTTAAATATAAAATTACTGCTTTTGTGTCTAAATCTGCTTTCTCAACTGGAAACGCACTGGCAAAATAGCTTAAATCCGGTTCAAATATCGCCGTATAAACTAAAACTGCACAGTATGATGTCAGCGACAATACTACCACAGCCAGAATAAACAAAACGACTATTTTTACTGATTTAATTGCATCTTTCATGGTTCTTTAAAAAAATGGATTTAATTATATCTATAGCCCGCAACCGTGCTTTTTGCATCTTTAATAGCCAATGCATTATCATGTGTGGCATCTCCATGGTAATTTGGTGATGAATATTCCCACAGATTAAAATTGGTTCCATAATAACCACTTTGCATAACGCTATATTTGGGGATTATCTCTATTTCGCATCAAATTCCTTCCTTGCAGCAATCTGAAAGGGAGTCTGATTTCTCTTATGGCTGCGCAATCAATATTCCGTAATATCCTCCCTTCCAGTATATTGTCCCGGGGCCAAATTCTTTTTGTATTTCCTCCGCTTTATCCTGACTTAGACTTATTTGATTAACAAATATCGTTTTTTCGCCGTTGAATTCGTCTTCACCGGTTGGAGTTACATTATAAAAAAGCTCTCTCAATTCCGGATATTTGATGAATTTTTCTTCTGATAAACTAATTAATGTCCTGTTTTCAACATCCACCAGATTGCTGTTTATCTCAATTAAGTCCACCTGATATGAATCAGGAAAGATGAAACCCAAAATCAGGGCAGGTATTACAAGTAATGAATTCGTGTAGATCAAAACCGCAATTATAGCAATAATGATAATTCCAATAATAATTTTAGTTCGTTTTTCCATTTTACTTCAATCCATTTAATGATGTGAAAAGAATTTGTAGTGAATATGAATTCAAATTACAAATTCTTCATTTAAATTTATTCCGTCCTAAACAAGACCTGCTATATTTTGCTTGACTGCGTTAATGGCTCCTGCATTATTACAATCTGAATTGCCATGGTAACTTGGTGATGAATATTCCCAGGTTGTAATGCCACTTCCCAGATACATACTATACATGACAGTGGTCTTGAGACCAGGAGTAAACCATGTATATGCCTGATTAGGAACACCTGTGCCTTCGTGATTAGCGTCGAAGATATGTCCTATTTCATGGATAATACAATACAATCTCGCATGATATGATCCATCATAAAAGATATCGATGGCATTGGAATCGGCTACCATCTGTGACCATGCATAACGGCAATAATCATGCCATTCTGGATGTTCGGGGTTATCATAACAGCTATATCCCCATGAAGAGCCTTGTACTCCTGCATCATTTCCACTTCTATCATTTCCTCCAAGGTATATCGCAATATCTGCATTCTTACCATCAAGGTAATTTGGTGAAAATGTGTCTTTGAATAATCCTAAGGGGTCAGTAAATTTTCTGCTACTTGATGATAGAGTGTCTTTTTTTGATGAATCATACTTGGCAATATACAGGGACACACCTATATCCGACCTTTGGTATTGATATGCTGCCTGAGCCATGTAACTTTGTGCAGCAGATACCCAATTTGATCCAAGACCATAAAATTCATTATCTGTCGCAACTAGAACATATACTGATTTCCAGCTTTTAGTTGAGTCTGAGGCGATCATCTGATCGCCAGATACTTTTGTGGGAAGATTCATAATCTTTTGTTTGTTCATATCAATCAAAGATTCATCAGGCTGCTCCATATCTTTTGAGGAATAAACAATATGAAGAGGCATTACAGTTTTCATTGTATATTCCCTGTTCTGAACTGGTTCTATGAATATAATTTCATCTTTAAGCTGAATTGATCCATAAATCAGAGATTTGTCCATACTTTCATCAAATGTAAACAATGCTATGGAATCATCCAGTCCTTTTACGTATCCTGAATATGAATCAATTCCATCGTCAATATCTTCAAAATTCATTTTTTCAAGGATCAGATCATATTCTTTGCCATATATTGAAACTTTTAAAGAATTGGTTTTGTCTGTTTTAACATCTGCTTTGCTGAACTGAACAATATCGTATTTAAGAACAGTAGAAGGAATGTTCAATTTTCCATATTTATTTTCGAGAATGTCCGTACTCTTACTTTCAGGATCAACTTGTGTTTTTAAATCAGTTGTATTTCCAATAATCTCAAAAATAGCTTCTGAAGAATTCTGTAATAACAAATCTGAATTTTTCTCTTCCGCAGCACTAACCGCCGGAACAAACATCGCTCCTAATAGTGCCATTACCAATAGCAGGCAAAAAGCCTGCATACTTTTGTTTAATTTCATTTTTTCACCTCTTTTCGTTTTAACAAAAGCAGGCATACAAACTTTAGTCTGCGAGAATGCTTCTAAGATAAAATGCCGGTTGTATCAATCGGTGGATAAATCACAGGAAAATAAGGGAAAAGGATTGGTTAAGTCAGTCCCTTCTTTTTTCTGAAATTTCACTTGATTCTTTTTTGGGACAAACCTTTAGGGCTGTCCACACTGATGGTTTTGTAATGAGGTTATAAGTTTTTTATGTGTCAAAATTCGTCACGTTTAATTTAATCAGATTATGAATAATTTCCTTTTTTGTAATTAGAAAAAAATTGAAAATCCTGTATTCTTATCCAAACTAATTTTTAAAGCCATCAATAACGTAATTATGTCCCTTGTATCTGAAAGTGACTCCGTAAAAATTCTCAAAAAATATTCTTTCTTCATCACCTGTCAGAGATTTTGTTGTCATATACTTTGGCTCCAGAATTTCTTTGATAAAAGGATAATCCTCAAAAGTTTTATCTGTGACATTAATTTCTTCATATCCCTGGCTGACAAGCTCCTCAATAGTGCTGTTTGGCGGATACATCCATACAGTGCTTTCACTTACATTTATCAGCTCCATGTGATAACCATGGAATGCCGGAGTAGATTCTGTAGTTTGTATAACAGCTGTCGTTTTTTCAGGATTGGATGTATTGATAATTTCACTTTCAGACTCATTACTGGCGTTTAAATCAGAAATAAACATAAAAACAGCTGCAATAATTATAACTGCCATAATTATAGCAGGTATTAGTTGATTTTTTTTCAGAATATCAAAAAAAAGTGAAATAATTTTTTTAGACATAATAATCTCTTACAACATTTCTGGTATTATATATTCTCAGCGCATTGTTATGGTAATAATCCCCATTGTAATCATTTGATGAATATTCATAACTTGTACTTCTTAAAATTGGTGCCCATACAACAGACTGTGTTGTTGAGCCTGAGTTCCACTGGTATGCCCTGTTATAATTTTCCTGAATTTGACCTGGCTTTAGGTATTGATGATCAGCATCAAACAGGTGTCCTATTTCGTGCAGAGTTGCAACAGTCCTGTCATGAATATTTGGATCATAAGGAGAAGGATCATCAGCCATCTGTACCCATGCGTATCTCCTCTTTCCAGCATTACTGTCATCATATCCATAGGTTGCCCCTACGCCCCAATCTGGATTTGTACAGTCATAGCCACCAAGATATACTGCAATATCTGCAGATTTTGAGTTCAGATAATTTACATCCACATGGCCTCTGAAGGTATCTAATGGATTTTGTACAAGATTCTGGGCATCAGCAGCAAGTTCACTTGCTTTAGATGAATCATATGTGGCAATTAGATTTAATTGAATATCAGATCTTCCAAACTGGTTATTGGCCTGAGCAATTATAAGCTGAGCTTTAGATTGCCAGTCTGGCTCATCATAAATCCATTTGGCATCTGTCATAACAAGTATTCTTACATAAGTAATACTTTTTGTAGCCTTTTCTTTTTCCTCAATTTTAGCCTCTTCACTTCTAATTTTCAACTCATCATTAGACATTGTGGAATGTGCGAGATAATCTTCAATACCATAAAGGTAATTTCCCTCGATTTTGATATCTTTTACCATATATTCAATGTGATACTTATCTCCGGATGGATCTTTTGCAGATAAACTATCAATGCAATATTCTTCTCCATTTATAATTATACTTGCAAGAAATACAGATTCACTTATAGTAAGAACAATATTACTATTATCAACACCTTTGAGATAACCATTGTATGAATGTGTTTCAGGATTCACTCCTTTATCATTAACAAGTAATTCATTCAATATCATTGAATATTGCTTACCTTCAATACAAACTGGTAATTCCCCTTTTTTAAAAATTTCATTTCTAATTTCAGGAATATCAAATGATACCAGATCATATTTCTCAATAGTATTGTCAATTTTTAAATCTGATTTTATTTGATTAGCATCTATCTGCTTTGTATATCCTTCAAAAATAATCAAAGGAGTTGATAAATATTCTTTGTCGTTCTCTTCCGCAGCACTAACCGCCGGAACAAACATCGCTCCTAATAGTGCCATTACCAATAGCAGGCTCAAAATCAAAACCCGCATGCCTTTTTTCATTTTCATTTTTTTACCTCTTTTCGTTTTAACAGCAGGCATACAAACTTTAGTCTGCAATAATGCAGAAGGACCGGAACTGAATGTCCTGCTGGTTTTTTTACCAGTGTAAAATTTTTGTAAAAGAGAAAAAAAGATTAATTTGTGAAATCAGGTATCTCTCCTTCCCCTCGGAAAATTTCACTGGACTGGTTCTTAAGCAAATTAAAAAAGGGTTTAATCAAAGGATTATGCCTTTGGAATTTTCCCCCCGAACTAATTTTTGCCTAAGGAGTTATACCTGCTCTGACAGAATCATCGAATAACCAAAACCCAACTATACCAGTTGAAAAAAATAAGAATTTTCTTAGTGATATTTGAATAGGTCAAATACAATCAGTATTAAGAACCATTTGCATTGAGCCAAACGGAAATATATATAGCCCGCCCTATCTCCGATTAAAAAGAATATAAAGTCATTTATTCTTCTCTTACTATGTCCCTGAACTGTTCTCTGAAAAAAAATGGATGATTAAAATAATTTATACTGATCTTTAAGAATTAAACTGACTGAGTTTGATTAATTTGGAAAAAGGAGATGTTTTAATGTTTTTTACTGCCTTTGCGCCTTTAGGATTTAAAAGTAATACTCCAGGACCTATTTTCTCGCATTAAGTCAGATTTGCTTTCTCAAATTCGAGATTTTCCTTTATTTCATCAGGAAGATTTTCAATGATAAAAGATTCAAGACCTGATTTAATATAGTAATGCCCTGATTTACCTGATTTTAGCACAGATAGAATTCCGGCATTATCTATTTTTTTAATATGCCATGTCACAGCACTTTTTGAAAGGTTTAGTTCATCCCTAAGATCAGTGTTTCTTATCCCCGGGTATTTTGTAATCAATGTAGAATAATAACTATATTTTTACTTTGATGAATTGAGTTAATAAGGAAATATCAATAAAAAAAGATTTTAACTCAAAAAATTGGAGGTTCGTTAAAACACTTTAGAATGTCTGTCTGATTATTATCATATATCTTCAGACAATTTTCAAAGATTGAATATGAACTTGTTTTTTCAAGTAATGAAAATAAATTTAATTCATCATCAGATTTTTCCAAATTTCCTTCAGATGTTGTCCTGGAGATAGCTATCTGATCAATTTTCATATTTTCTCCGTCAGCATAGTATGTGGCAATAAAACTAGTATTGAATAAATTGCCTGTAACTTTTCCATCAGGACTAAAGCACATTATTGGATATGAATCATCTGGAATTGGATTTTCCTGATTGTTATTAATAGTGTATGAAACAGGATACCAGTCATTAAAAAATAATTCATTTGGAAGATCTGAATAAGATAATATTACTTTCCCGTATTTATCAAAAAAATCTATCTGATTAATCATAATAAAATAACTGTCAATTTTTTCAAGTAAAGAAAAATATAACTGTGTTTCATTATTTGTTTCTATAAGGATATCAGATTCATTATATGTTGATACAGAATTTAACTGAATGTTATCATCATTTAAGTGATATCTTCCGGAATACTTAATAGAGCCAATACTCCCTACAATGCTGTTATTTTCCAAAAATATCAAACTTGTTGAATCATTTAGGAATAAGAAGGAAAATTCAGGATCACTATAATATAAGTGCCAATTTTTTTCTTTTATAGATAAGGACTCGTTTTTAAAAATCAAAATTTCACAATAATTTTGGTCAAAAAGGATCAACGAGTTATTATCAACCGAATAATATGCGGCATTTAATAATAATTCTTCATATCTATTCTCTAATGCCATGATTTTTTCATTTGATATCAAATTCGATGACTTAAAATTGGAAATATCAATTTTGTTTCCATTTAATTTAAAAGATCCAAAATAGTAATTGCAGCCAAGTATTC
The genomic region above belongs to Methanomicrobium antiquum and contains:
- a CDS encoding class I SAM-dependent methyltransferase, with product MNIKKLSEISKKPILYEKGNAFMWDDEHISKILLETHLNQDTDLASRKQPSIEKTVSWILEKLGRDNADILDLGCGPGLYCEIFAEKGHSVTGVDISKRSIEYAKEKASDKGLDITYINKNYLDISFDEKFDLIMMIFCDIDVLIPDERDKLLDIVFKALKPGGIFIFDTMNEKTAEIMKDGEKSWEVTDAGFWKNEPYLAMSESFYFPENKVFLNQHIIYSEPEDYRTYRFWTHYYDYSDLKPVLERAGFKGIASHKNILNQEDFYCSEAVTFYVGIK
- a CDS encoding META domain-containing protein produces the protein MGKKLIVFFFAIIIIVAISFCLVSSDSSEESKLGEKPWILSQYLLDNELEPVNQETSLICAFTDDNTLSGILGCNYYFGSFKLNGNKIDISNFKSSNLISNEKIMALENRYEELLLNAAYYSVDNNSLILFDQNYCEILIFKNESLSIKEKNWHLYYSDPEFSFLFLNDSTSLIFLENNSIVGSIGSIKYSGRYHLNDDNIQLNSVSTYNESDILIETNNETQLYFSLLEKIDSYFIMINQIDFFDKYGKVILSYSDLPNELFFNDWYPVSYTINNNQENPIPDDSYPIMCFSPDGKVTGNLFNTSFIATYYADGENMKIDQIAISRTTSEGNLEKSDDELNLFSLLEKTSSYSIFENCLKIYDNNQTDILKCFNEPPIF
- a CDS encoding helix-turn-helix domain-containing protein, whose translation is MITKYPGIRNTDLRDELNLSKSAVTWHIKKIDNAGILSVLKSGKSGHYYIKSGLESFIIENLPDEIKENLEFEKANLT
- a CDS encoding M12 family metallo-peptidase, encoding MQTKVCMPAVKTKRGKKMKMKKGMRVLILSLLLVMALLGAMFVPAVSAAEENDKEYLSTPLIIFEGYTKQIDANQIKSDLKIDNTIEKYDLVSFDIPEIRNEIFKKGELPVCIEGKQYSMILNELLVNDKGVNPETHSYNGYLKGVDNSNIVLTISESVFLASIIINGEEYCIDSLSAKDPSGDKYHIEYMVKDIKIEGNYLYGIEDYLAHSTMSNDELKIRSEEAKIEEKEKATKSITYVRILVMTDAKWIYDEPDWQSKAQLIIAQANNQFGRSDIQLNLIATYDSSKASELAADAQNLVQNPLDTFRGHVDVNYLNSKSADIAVYLGGYDCTNPDWGVGATYGYDDSNAGKRRYAWVQMADDPSPYDPNIHDRTVATLHEIGHLFDADHQYLKPGQIQENYNRAYQWNSGSTTQSVVWAPILRSTSYEYSSNDYNGDYYHNNALRIYNTRNVVRDYYV
- a CDS encoding M12 family metallo-peptidase → MKLNKSMQAFCLLLVMALLGAMFVPAVSAAEEKNSDLLLQNSSEAIFEIIGNTTDLKTQVDPESKSTDILENKYGKLNIPSTVLKYDIVQFSKADVKTDKTNSLKVSIYGKEYDLILEKMNFEDIDDGIDSYSGYVKGLDDSIALFTFDESMDKSLIYGSIQLKDEIIFIEPVQNREYTMKTVMPLHIVYSSKDMEQPDESLIDMNKQKIMNLPTKVSGDQMIASDSTKSWKSVYVLVATDNEFYGLGSNWVSAAQSYMAQAAYQYQRSDIGVSLYIAKYDSSKKDTLSSSSRKFTDPLGLFKDTFSPNYLDGKNADIAIYLGGNDRSGNDAGVQGSSWGYSCYDNPEHPEWHDYCRYAWSQMVADSNAIDIFYDGSYHARLYCIIHEIGHIFDANHEGTGVPNQAYTWFTPGLKTTVMYSMYLGSGITTWEYSSPSYHGNSDCNNAGAINAVKQNIAGLV